The genomic segment TGACTGCAGTCGTTATGGAGCAGTCCTTGGTGACCAGCTGCTTCACGGCCCTAGGGTCTCGTGTTGGATAAGGGTGTGAGCTGGCCTGTCAGCTGTCTAACATGTGGATTGAAGTGACATTCCGTCAGGCGTGATTCGAATGTCATCGGTGCAGCCCGTGTCTCCCCGCACCTAAATGTAGCCTAAAGGACTTGCTaatgaaataaagacagcagGAAAGCCTCTTCCATGGTCAGTGTTTAGTTAGGCGTACAATTTGCTGAGGGGGGAACGCTTTTGTGACCGAATCGTGGGGTGTACGACACATAAATTTTAAGTGTCAAAAGTGGCTGTGCACAATAAGTGGCAAGTGCTTGCTCTTTGGTTTAGATGAAGCTTTCTTAGTCCTTCAGCGTATCTAGAGATTTAATATGtcatttcttcccttcagaCTAAGGAAGAGCAGTCCCAGATCACCAGCCAGGTGACTGGACAGATTGGATGGAGACGTGAAGGGATCAAATATCGTCGCAATGAACTCTTTCTTGATGTGCTGGAGAGTGTGAATCTCTTGATGTCCCCCCAGGGTAAGTGGGAGGTGTTGAGCTGGCatcctttttcccttcaagGATCACTGGTGGGGACTGGCCTAAGTGTGCTCACTGTGCTCTTCTCTACTCCAGGTCAGGTTTTGAGTGCCCATGTCTCTGGCAGAGTGGTGATGAAGAGTTATCTGAGCGGAATGCCAGAGTGCAAGTTTGGCATGAACGACAAGATTGTCATTGAAAAACAGGGTAAAGGGACTGCAGATGAAACGGGGAAAAGGTAAGAGGCCTTGGGGTAACATGGGGTAAAAGCCACTTGCCACCAGGGACCCTTATGGAAGGGCAGCGCTTGGTAGCTTTTTCTCATCTGACAAAAGCAGCTCATCTCTTCTTCCCCTCAGCTACTACTGCTAATTTTTCTCTGGGTAGGTCAGTTGTCATGCGAGCTACCAGCCTGAGGGCCTCGATACGGAAGGCTTCTCCATAGCAGGGCTGGAGTGAGCAGTTGGGATGTCATTTATGGTGTCTGACTTCACATCTATACAAAAACAAGCGACAGGAGCTGTGAGGTTCTCTGGGCTATCATCTTTAAGATTCAAATACGGTGTTAAGTGTGGAGTTCTTGCAgctggaaacatttcttcaagACGGATTCTCCCAGAGCTTGTCAGAAGCAGTTCTAGTCAGCGCAGAGACTCGTTCATAGGTTGTAGTAGTAATAGTGTTCCCTAGGAGCAGTGAAGGAACTCGTCTGACCGTAGCCTCTCCTACCCAGACTGTTCTCGCACTCTGGGGTGGTGGGCAGACTAATACTACAtaagccctgctgctggcataCAGGTGGCTGCGTGGACTGGCAGCTCATCCCTTCTGGGAGCccagctgccttccttcccAGCTGTGCCTCAGTCAGTACCAACCCTGAAGATGAAGATGGATCTTGTGCCTTTTCCAGCCTTCCTGCTTGgggtgaagagaaaaaagcaaagggactgccactttttttttcccactaacCGTTTGTGACtcagctgtttcttcttttttttttgctgaccCCTCAGTGAATTGGGAAGGTAGATAACCCGCTTCAGTTGTGTGCACTCTGCTCTCCCCCTGTCTCTTGCTTTGTGTGACTTGTGCATGTAACTCAGCCCTCAGACACTTTCCGTGATGGTTCCTGTACATGGAGCTGCGCTGCTATTTGCCTTTTCTCTCAGAACCAAGCCAAGAGCTATCACTTCACTGTCACCTTTAGGCTGTCTTTCTAGTACGTGAATTTAGCTAACAAAATGGATGAGCCTCAACTGGCTGCCCAGTGGGGAAATACCCTAGTGAAAATATCATCTGTGTAGGCCTCTGAAGAGTCAGCAGTGCTGTCCCAGAGTTTGCGTACTGCGAGTGCTCTCACCTGTAGATGTGCTGTCTTTTTGAGTTAGAGAAGCAGGATGGACGTGGATTCTTGCTGGGTGGTTCTCTAGCAGGCGAGAGGTTGGAGGTGTCACTGTCCAGAAGTATTTAGCGGAGGTGACCAGCAGGAACAGTTGCTGCCAGTTGCGTTTTGGCTTCTGGCACGTGGCACTGCCAAGCCCTGAGCAATGCTGCCCAATGCCTGGACTAGTGCTAGGCAGCAGGCCTTTCCCAACAGTTTTCCAACGAAACCAAGGAAGTAGTCTGCTAACGCTGTCATCTGGGCAACAGAGTAGGAAAGTCTAACTCCTGCTATAAAGCACAAACTACACCGCTATTCTATGTCAAGTAAACAGCCAGTCAGCCTGGGGTGAGTCTGCTTCCCCTTTGAGCAGGTAATGGTGGCTCCTAGGACAGCTGAAGCTGCCTGTTGCACACTTAATGGTTACCCTGCTGTTCATAGCAGTTGAGGCAACCTAGATATTGCTGTACTACACTGCAGCACCTTTTCTGTACTGCTCCCTCTCCTGTTGCTACctaattctcattttctgatcCCTCTCAGTAGCTGAAGGGAGCTCTTAGCTAACTTTAGGACCTGTCCCCGAGGATATCTTCCTTGCTGCTAGAACCCAGCACATGCTGAGCGCTGTCAGGCTAGGCTAGTGCACCTAAATGCACAGATGGTAGCCGGGGAGATGTTTTGTAAAGCGAGAGATTAACTTTTGTGGCATAGTATTCTGGTCCTCGGCAAATCAGTTACCATGCTGGCCTGAGGACAAAGCTTCTGTCTGGTATCAAACCAGCTGCTAGCACTGTGGAAATCAACACCCCTGAAGAgatttctgaaaaggaagacCCAAAACCTAGCATCTCCTAGCTGTGTGGCAGTGGGATAGCTTTGTGGACAGGAAAGTGTTCTCTCCTTTGAACTGTGCTGCGAGACGACCTGGGTTAGCAGAGCTGCCCTTGCAGTACcgaggtgctgctggcaggcgGACCCCAGCACGGTGTTCCTCTGGCTGTGACAGAAGGGTCGCATCTCCGGGGAGACGAGGGAGAGAATTCTTTTAAACGAATGTCTTGAAATACGACCTTGGCAGCGGTGAAGTGAGGGAAGTTTGAGCCAGGAGGCCGCTGTCCCCTGaatctctccctgcctccccattTCCTGGACACCTGCAATGGCACCATGCTCTGTAGAATAGTTTCTGCCTGAGCAGACTCTGCACTACGGGTTGCAGCAGCTTGCACTTGTTTAACTTTGTCTTGTGTTTTAGCGGCAAACAGTCAATCGCCATTGATGACTGCACTTTCCACCAGTGCGTGAGGCTCAGCAAATTTGATTCTGAGAGGAGCATCAGCTTCATTCCACCAGACGGAGAGTTTGAGCTCATGAGGTATGGTGAGGGGGTTGAACAGGCTGGTGTTGGcatctgtgtgctgctgctgccttagTGCTGCTGGTCTCGGGCATACCTGCGGCCCTTGAGCACCTAACAACTGTGCACTTGCCTCCTTTCTTTTCGGAGTAGAATCTGTAGGTTGTCGCTTCGTTTACAGATGTGGTAGAAACCTAGCTgcatggttttcttttcctgcctgttAGCCTGCTGTATCTGGTTTTTGTTCTAAGTTCTTAAAACTGGCATCCACGAGCAGGGTCACTTGGCAGGAACCTGGTACAAAACTTGGGCTAAAGAAGCTATTACTGCCCTAGGGCAGCGCAGATCGgactgctgcttccttctggGGTGGCTTCCTTTCTGGCTGATACTGTAGTCCCAAAGttgggaatgaaaaaaaacaacaaggaaaCCTTGAAGAAGGTTTCTAGGTTGCTCCCTGTGCAAAGAGTCTGTCTCCTTAGGAAGGTGGTACAATTTGAGAACCTAAGGGAGTTAACTCCTCAGAGTTTGACGTTGCTTTTGTGCCCGCAGATACCGAACCACTAAGGACATCATCCTTCCCTTCCGGGTGATACCCCTGGTGCGGGAGGTGGGCCGGACCAAGCTGGAAGTGAAGGTGGTGataaaatcaaatttcaaaCCTTCCTTGTTGGCTCAGAAGATAGAGGTAAGCTGTGGCTTATTACGTCTTTACTTATGacccctgctgtgctgtcctcGCAGACAAGTCCTCAAGCGGGACTAAAGTGAACTGAATGCCTCGCAGatgtggtggtgctgctgccctgtaGAAGGGAAATGCCATGCAGGGGGAAAGTGGAAGCTATTTTCAGTTGCACAGTCACCCTTGGCAGATTCTGAAACACCCTTGTTGTGgattctgaaaatgtttgagtCTTTACTTCAAAGCAAGAAATTAGAGTTAGGCAAGATGCCTCATGGTAGCTGATGATCTCTGGGGCCCTGATATGGAGAGAGAtgagggcagctgctgccccagacCCCTTGGCCTGacctgggaggaggcaggttttttttcctgtgagatGGCACAGAGTGCCCTGGCTGCAGTCTCTGTTCCCCTGCTCACCACGTTCTGTCTTCCAGGTCCGGATCCCAACACCCCTCAACACCAGTGGAGTGCAAGTCATCTGCATGAAAGGGAAGGCGAAGTACAAGGCCAGTGAGAATGCCATTGTGTGGAAGTAAGTGAGcgtgctgggagcagggtctggggagggaggcaggagcgTTCAGTGCTCCCGTCTGCACTGAGCACCTGTAGGGGAGGGGAGAGTAAACTTGGGCACCTCCTCACGTCTGGGTTTTCTCTGGTAGGATAAAACGTATGGCTGGAATGAAGGAATCCCAGATCAGTGCAGAGATCGAGCTGCTGCCCACCAATGACAAGAAGAAGTGGGCTCGGCCCCCAATCTCCATGAACTTTGAGGTGAGTCTCTGCCTGCCTTCTGGGGGCAGCTGGCCTTAGCGAAGCTCTGGCAGTCTACTCCCTTCTGCCCGCATGGGAACTGCACGGTTCTGAGTACTCGCTATCGCAAGCTGTTGTGCAGCTCTGCCTTAAGTGAAGCCAGCCAGGTGGCAAAGCTAATGGGGAAGAAATCACCTTTAAAGCCCCTGGAGTCTGTCACCATGCATGGTGACAAGGGGGAGCTCTTGGTGTCTGTTTCTAGGTGCTTAGCCTGGGGCTCCTTGGGCTGTTGTGTGCGGAGAGCATCTTATCCCTCTGTACCAATGTTCTCCAttgcctttccctttcccaacAGGTCCCGTTTGCGCCCTCTGGGCTGAAGGTGCGTTACCTGAAAGTCTTTGAGCCAAAGCTGAACTACAGTGACCACGATGTGATAAAATGGGTGAGGTACATCGGCAGGAGTGGGATCTACGAGACCAGATGCTAGCCCCAGCGGGCTGGCAGGCTCCCTCTTCTCCAAGCCATCCTCCGCGTCTCCTCAGTCTTCAAGTACATTCAGAGAACATCGGCCTGGCCCCTCTACGCAGATCGAAAGACCCTGTGGCTCACCGTGGGAGCGGACTTGCCTGCCTGTGCTTGGTTTCCACCCGCGCCGCAGCTGAAGTTCAGAACCCGGGCTCGTGCAGGGCTGCggccagcctcctgctcccgGTCCCAGGGCGGGGAAGGGCTAGTCTAACTCCCATCCTCTCGTGATCTTTCTAGGGAACGTCCACCATTAAACTTCTCTTCTGTTGGTGTCTCACTACTTGCATCATATCCTAGTATTTTTGAAGTTCTTGTGCATATGTACTCGTAGAATAGACCTAAACATAGACTGGACAAATCCGAGTTGAAGTTACCCTGGCTTCTGTACTAGCTATTGCTGTTGTGGTAGATGTTGCTGGCCAGTCTGAGATGCCTGAGGTGGTGAGTTTTGTTGGGCTTCCACCCGAGGAGGTGGTGGGCTCGCTGCATCTCACCACCTTCCTCCTTCTTGCAAAGTCCTCAGTATAGAGCCCTGCTGTGGGAAGGTTCGTGACCAAAACACGATGAGGGTTTAGACTCTTGCTGGTGTGTACGTGGGTGGCACAGCATTTCGGGTCCTTAGAGCACTTACCCCCCACCTGCTGCTGGCTCGAGCCAGTCTTTCCTTTCCAAACCAATTGGAAACGTGGCCCCTCTGTCCCGCGCTCCTTTCCAAACGACTCGGAGCCGCGGGGAGCGTGGctcagctgagctctgccaggaCGCGGCCGGGGTCTGTCCTCTGGCACTCGCCAGTaaccccccggccccggccccccctcTCCGCGCTTCTACCGAACGCTTCTGGGCCATAGGAATGCTGCTGCCGCCCGCGGTCCCGCTTCTGGTAGTGTGGTCTCCATTTTGTACGCCCCGTGATTTGTCCAGCGCTGAACCTAATAAACTGTGTAGAACGGAGACGGCTGTGCGTGCTGCTCGGGGGggcggaggggctgggggaggggggagggggaggagcAGGGGCGGGGAGGCTCCTGGCTGGGCTCAATCCACCCCGAGCGCCCCCTGTCCCCTGGGAGCACCGCGCCCCTTCAGGCCGCCCCCATTTAACTTTTAGGGCGCCCGGGAGCGAGGCCTCTCCCCGCGCTGCGCACGCGCGGCCCTCTCCCGGACTCCGTTTCCCAGCatcccccacccccttcccttACGGCCCTCCCCAACCCTtcccggcagcccccgcggcTCCTTCCGGGCGTGTGGCGGGGCCGTGAGGCGGCagcgggcgggggccgggccccgctccgGCGGCGCCATGGCGTCGTGCGCCGACATCCTCCGCAGCGAGTTCCCCGAGCTGGACGGCGAGGTCTTCGCCTACGTGACGGGTGAGGGCGGCCCCCGAGCCGTCCCGGTAcggtgtgtgtgtggtggtggtgggggggggggggaaggcggGGAGGCGTGGCGGAGGCGGCTTTCCGCCGGCCGTGTCGCGATtccgccccccccacccccacccccaccccccacgCGCTGTCGCGACGTGAGGGAGGAGGGGTGTGCAGCGCCGCGTGCCCGCAGGGATCCTGCACAGCAGCGGCGCGGACTTCGAGTCGGTGGACGAGCTGGTGGAGGCGGTGGgcgagctgctgcaggaggtgtcGCGGGACGGCAAGGACGAGGGCGCCGTGCGGGAGGTGTGCCAGCGGCTCTTCAACGCCCTGCAGCTGTAAGcggcctccctcctcctcctcctcgccgtCGTCAGCGTCTTCAtccccgtcctcctcctcaCCACCCCCCCTCACTCCTCTTCCTCGCCCGCAGGGACGAGGGCCGGGCGCAGCGCTGCAGCCAGGTGCTGCTGGACGCCCCCATCCAGCTCTCGCAGATCACGGACGGATACGGTGAGCGAGTGCTGCCCGGCGGGCTCACGGGGCCCCGGGGGAGCCGTCGCCCCCCAGCTGTCaccccccggggctccccctcGGTTCTCCGCCCGCCGCTGAGCTGCAGGTGGTGCCCCCCGCTCACCCAGCGTCTCCTTGCAGATGCCAGCGTGGACCtgctgccggggctgctgctgaagagaGGGCAGGCGTCGGTAAGCACGGGGCCGCGTCCTTGCTTGTGGCCCGGTGGGAAGAACTCAcgtgtggggctgcagggccacgCTCTGCCCCGTCGCTTTTCCCTCCGTAAGCATACGGGGCAGGCGTTGCGATGGCGAGGCGTGTATCTGCAGAGGTGCTGCTCCCTCACGTCAGCCTCGCTGTGAGTTGCGGTGCTCTCGGCCTTGGTCGGGTAAAGAGGCTCCGTGGGAGTTAGCAGCTCGTTGGTTTGACGAGATATGTTTTGCTGTAGCTTCTTAACGAGCTTCAAAGCGTGGTCGTGTTGCACAGAGTGCGGCTTCTCTGACTTCATGAGGGACTTTGGTTACTACAGCAAGGCTTTGGGTTGAGAAATGAGGGTGTACGGGGTGACTTTGCTGTACGTGGTGAGAGAAGAAGCCCTGAGATGCGATCAGGTGTCAGGGCGTTCCAGGTGGGGAGTTAGCACGGAGCTGCTGTTTCCCGAGAGCTGCTGTAAGGAGGCTGTCAGCCCAGCTCTAAAAGCGACTGGGGGTTGTCGTGATTTGGGAAATAAGATCGGGAGCAGAAAAGTTTGGAAGTCGTTACCCTCAGTGACGTGCAGGAAATCAGAGCGACCTTGCCAGCAAAGCGCGTAGCTGCCCAGGAGCGGCCCGGGTTGCCCTCTGTGCTGGCTGCGCCAAGGTCTGGGTGCGAGGAGGATCTACAAAGCCGGGACGGCGGCAGCTGCACAGGGCGGGCAGTGTCTCTGCCGGGTGCTCTGCTGCGGAGCTCTCCTCCCCGGGGCTTCACGTGGAGCACAGAGCTGCGCGCTTCGAGCCGAGACCTAACGCGGTCCCCGCGCGGCTGAGCGGGAGTCTGGAGGGAGAGCCGGCAGCTGTCGCTGGTTTTGGCACCGGGGTTGTTGCTCCTGGGTTCGCCGTCTGGCTCGCGCGTCCGCAGCTCGGAAAGGGTTttcagaaaaactggaaaaggtTCAGAGGAGGCCTCGGGAGGCCTCTCGAGTTTTGGAGGGTGTCTTACCGGGAGACTGAGGGGGCTCAGTATCGTTTACGGAGTGACGTAACCTATCTGTAGGAACCGGGCCGCGGCTCCAGTCGCAAGACGCCTTCAGCCTAGCGTGCAGGCCTGTCCCGTGCTCCGGTGGCTGAAGAGCTGTCTGGAGATGCCTGGGAGGGCCCTTGGTCAGCCACAAGTATTTGACTTGATGCAGGAATAAACTGGAGCGGGCTGGGAGCCTGGCAAAGGCCGGAGGGCGGGTTAAAACGCTTGGCTTCTTTTTGCCTTCAGATTTAATTAAATACTCTTTGGCTCTGTCTTGATTGATCTGCTGCGTAACCTGAGTTAGTTGCAAACTGGCTAAAGTTTAATGCGCCAGGGAGGGGAAGTGCTTAATGGTCCGGGGCTGGGGTGGGTGGCGGGGGTGGCGGAGGAGGCGCTGGGACAGCAGGTCCGTGTTGAGGTGCCTGGGCTGACCCAGGTCCCTGGAACCAGAGAAACTGCCCGTGGGAAAGAGCATTCGGGTTAGCGTCAGCCAAACCCCTTGCTTGCTGAGGCAGAACTGCTGCGTGTAAGCGGCTGATTTAGGACTTCAGTCCTGAAGTGACTTCCTGGCCTGATTAGCTTCCTCAAAACGCGCTCGAGTCTGTCCCGGTTCCCCTGTCCTgtctccctcctgctctcccttccttccGGGCAGGTGGGACTGGCTGATTTCCCTTCTGTTGGAGTTGGGTTCTGGGGGCTTTTGCTGAAGATGCCCTCTCTGTAAACTCTCTTTGTGCCCCAGATGGTGGATGCCAAGAAACTGGAGAAGGCAGAAGCCAGGCTGAAAGCCAAGCAGGATAGGAGGATGGAGAGGGATTCCACAAAGTCATCTGGCCCTCTGTGAGTACGGAGGCTGCCTCCAACACCCCGCCTGCCCTGCTGCGTGTGGCTGAGGTCTGTTTGGACTGAGCTTTCCTGCTGAGCCCCCTTCTCTGtcttctgcctgcctgcagagTCCTTGAGGAGGCGACTGCCAGCCAAGCTGCCAGCAAGAAGGAGACTCGCATGGAGTCGTCAGGCAAGAACAAGTCGTATGACGTCCGCATCGAGAACTTCGACGTCTCCTTCGGTGAGCGGTGAGTGCAGAGGGGACGGTGGGACGGACCCCGCTGGGGCTGCAGACCATGCTGAGGTCTGGATTGGAGAACTCCGTGGTGGTTGCTtggccccagcacagcctgaaaAGGTGCTGGGGGCAGGTGGCTGCTGGTCGCCTCTCTCCCCACGGGGcaggctgagcagggagctgttttttcccctccctccagtGTCCTGCTGGCGGGAGCCGACTTGAACCTGGCGTTTGGCCGGCGCTATGGGCTGGTGGGCAGGAACGGGCTGGGGAAGACCACGCTGCTGAAGATGATCGCCAGCCGGAGCCTGCGCATCCCCTCGCACATAAGCATCCTCCACGTGGAGCAGGAGGTGGCGGGGGATGAGACGCCGGCCCTGCAGAGCGTGCTGGAGTGCGACACCACTCGTGAGAGCCTGCTGCGGGAGGAAAAGGAACTGACGGCCAAGGTTAATGCGGGCAGGTGAGATACTGCTGGATTTCCAGCCCTTTTACAGCTTCTTGACCACGAGGTCTTGTTCTGAGATCTCTCGCTTCCAGTGGAGGactccagcagggctgggctgtgtcCTGCTCGCCTTAGTCCTGCCTGGGGAGATCAGCCTCCCGCAGTGCTCAGACCCTGACCCCAGTCCATCCCACGTGTTCCTCTTTGCTCTGCTCCAGGGGAGAAGGGACGGAAGGTGCCAGGCTGTCAGAGATCTACGCGAAGCTGGAGGAGATTGAGGCAGACAAGGCCCCAGCGAGGTGAGACGACCCCGCAGGCACTGCTGTCCGCTGGCGTGGCGGATGTGGTTTGCAGCTTGGAAAGGTGATGCTGTGGCCCTGGGATCCAGCATGTGGGGGCAGGGGCTCTCCCTGTTGCGGTTCTTATCTCTTCTTTTGTCGCAGCTCTTTTGGGTTAGGAGTAGTTGAGCTTCCCCCAGAAGCTGGAGGTGTTGGCTGTTTTTGCCCCAAATGGCTTGCGTTgttgctgctcctcctccccaggtTCCTGGTGGCTGGGGAACGGTGCTGGGATGGTGGTGGTAGTAACTCTCTTCTTGGCCAAAGAGCTGAAAGCTTCTTGTGAATCTCTTGGGAATTCACGTGGGTGCTGTGCCTTGCTGGGCTGCGTTTCCCAGCCAAACGCTGCTCTTGGGCACGAAGGGAAGTTTTCCTGCACCAGGATGTCCTTAAACTACATAGCGGAGTGTCCACGATGACCGTGGGTCCGGGACCTCAGGCTGTGCTCTGGAGGTGGATGGTGTGTCTATGTTCCTGTTCTCTCACCTTTCCCCCAGGGCGTCTGTCATTCTCGCTGGGCTGGGCTTCAACGCAAAGATGCAACAACAGACAACCAAGTAAGTCGCAAGGCTTTGGACATCGAGACTTAAATTAAATGGGTCTGGGGAgaagctgccccagccctggtggggagcagggctctCTCTGCCCCGGTGAACAcccggctgctgctgtggctgtagCCACTGGAGGGGGCCCGATGGGAAGGCGAGGGGCTGTCCTGCCCTGGGGGTGCCAAGCCGGCCGCCTGCTGGGCCGTGTGGCGGAGCTGAGCCTGACGGGTCTCCTGCTGGgcctgctgtctgcagggaCGAGCTGTCCGTGGgtgacagcagagagaaaagggctgcggggagcagggAGCCAGGCAGGCGGGGTTGTTCTGATTACATTCTAACCCTTGTATACAACCTTTTCTCTCCTCAGAGAGTTTTCTGGAGGCTGGAGGATGAGACTGGCCTTAGCCAGAGCCCTGTTTGCCAGGTTGGTGTCCAGGTGTTCCTGCCACGGGGTTAACCCTCCTTGCTGTCCGTGTTTCAAAGGGCAGGGGGGCTGCCTTGCCTGGCTGTTCTCTCGACTCAGCCTCTCGGGGTGGGGAGCTTTCGAGGCATCACGGCTCTGTATGCGTGGCAAAATGTGCTTTGCGTTGACCCTGTGCTCTTTTTGCTTCTGATACTTGTGTCTTGGTTTCCCTAGGCCAGATCTCCTTCTACTGGACGGTAAGTTGATACCATGAGCCCTTCCACCCCTGCCGCCGGGCCTGCCCGTGCCCTTGCTGGGTTGGGAACGCAGCGTGGCCTTTAGCTGCCTGCTCAAAATAGCCCGGCGTGACAGGGCCGGTGCTCACAGGGCTGTCACTGCTCCCCGGGGATGGCGTGGAGCCATCCTCAGCTGGGAAACCTGCTTGGGCAGCCGCTTTGGCTGGCCACTAGTCTTTCCTATGTAAAAAAGCGTAATCCGGTCCTGCTAACCCCTCCTAACCTCAGcgcctctttctcttccctcagaGCCCACCAACATGCTGGACGTGAGGGCCATTTTGTGGCTCGAGAACTACCTGCAGGTACGGGGCGGCACGGGGCAGCGCGAGCCTTGGCCATGGCTCCTGCGCGGTGCAGGGGCTCCGGCCCCGTGCTGGGCTCACCAGCCGGGGGATGGGGACAGCCTCCCAGGCTGCGTCCTGCCTCGCCGCGTGGTGGCACCAGGCCCTGTGCCCCGGCTCGATGACGCTCAGGCTCCCTCAGGTCTCCCTCTCGCTGTCTCCTCCTCCAGACCTGGCAGTCGACCATCCTCGTGGTGTCCCACGACAGGAACTTCCTCAACGCGGTGGCCACGGACATCATCCACCTGCACTCGCAGCGGCTGGACGCCTACCGGGGGGACTTCGAGAACTTCATGAAGACCAAGGAGGAGCGACTGAAGAACCAGCAGCGAGAGTACGAAGCGCAGCAGCAGTACCGCGAGCATATCCAGGTACTGGGAGACACCAGTAGGGTTTGGACGCTTCTTCCAGCCTTGCccctttctctgtgcttctaGTGAGCCTCCCGGGCTGCCCTGCGTCCAGTAATCTCTGCTCTTGGAGTTTTCATTGCTGTTCAGTCTTGCAAAGACCTGTGGCTGTGGCTTTGTTGTTGCAGAAGGCTCAGCAGCAGCGGGGTGGCTGTGCCTGAATGAGCCCGGGGGTTCTCTGATCCTTTTTTGTCACTTGCAGGTTTTC from the Cygnus olor isolate bCygOlo1 chromosome 9, bCygOlo1.pri.v2, whole genome shotgun sequence genome contains:
- the AP2M1 gene encoding AP-2 complex subunit mu isoform X1 is translated as MIGGLFIYNHKGEVLISRVYRDDIGRNAVDAFRVNVIHARQQVRSPVTNIARTSFFHVKRSNIWLAAVTKQNVNAAMVFEFLYKMCDVMTAYFGKISEENIKNNFVLIYELLDEILDFGYPQNSETGALKTFITQQGIKSQHQTKEEQSQITSQVTGQIGWRREGIKYRRNELFLDVLESVNLLMSPQGQVLSAHVSGRVVMKSYLSGMPECKFGMNDKIVIEKQGKGTADETGKSGKQSIAIDDCTFHQCVRLSKFDSERSISFIPPDGEFELMRYRTTKDIILPFRVIPLVREVGRTKLEVKVVIKSNFKPSLLAQKIEVRIPTPLNTSGVQVICMKGKAKYKASENAIVWKIKRMAGMKESQISAEIELLPTNDKKKWARPPISMNFEVPFAPSGLKVRYLKVFEPKLNYSDHDVIKWVRYIGRSGIYETRC
- the AP2M1 gene encoding AP-2 complex subunit mu isoform X2 encodes the protein MIGGLFIYNHKGEVLISRVYRDDIGRNAVDAFRVNVIHARQQVRSPVTNIARTSFFHVKRSNIWLAAVTKQNVNAAMVFEFLYKMCDVMTAYFGKISEENIKNNFVLIYELLDEILDFGYPQNSETGALKTFITQQGIKSQTKEEQSQITSQVTGQIGWRREGIKYRRNELFLDVLESVNLLMSPQGQVLSAHVSGRVVMKSYLSGMPECKFGMNDKIVIEKQGKGTADETGKSGKQSIAIDDCTFHQCVRLSKFDSERSISFIPPDGEFELMRYRTTKDIILPFRVIPLVREVGRTKLEVKVVIKSNFKPSLLAQKIEVRIPTPLNTSGVQVICMKGKAKYKASENAIVWKIKRMAGMKESQISAEIELLPTNDKKKWARPPISMNFEVPFAPSGLKVRYLKVFEPKLNYSDHDVIKWVRYIGRSGIYETRC
- the ABCF3 gene encoding ATP-binding cassette sub-family F member 3 isoform X1 translates to MASCADILRSEFPELDGEVFAYVTGILHSSGADFESVDELVEAVGELLQEVSRDGKDEGAVREVCQRLFNALQLDEGRAQRCSQVLLDAPIQLSQITDGYDASVDLLPGLLLKRGQASMVDAKKLEKAEARLKAKQDRRMERDSTKSSGPLVLEEATASQAASKKETRMESSGKNKSYDVRIENFDVSFGERVLLAGADLNLAFGRRYGLVGRNGLGKTTLLKMIASRSLRIPSHISILHVEQEVAGDETPALQSVLECDTTRESLLREEKELTAKVNAGRGEGTEGARLSEIYAKLEEIEADKAPARASVILAGLGFNAKMQQQTTKEFSGGWRMRLALARALFARPDLLLLDEPTNMLDVRAILWLENYLQTWQSTILVVSHDRNFLNAVATDIIHLHSQRLDAYRGDFENFMKTKEERLKNQQREYEAQQQYREHIQVFIDRFRYNANRASQVQSKLKLLEKLPELKPVDKESEVMMKFPDGFEKFSPPILQLDEVDFCYEPSHYIFRSLSVSADLESRICVVGENGAGKSTMLKILMGELAPVRGIRHAHRNLKIGYFSQHHVDQLDLNISAVELLARKFPGKTEEEYRHQLGSYGVSGELAVRPVASLSGGQKSRVAFAQMTMSCPNFYILDEPTNHLDMETIEALAKALNKFRGGIILVSHDECFIRLVCQELWVCENATVTRIEGGFDQYRDILKEQFRKEGFL
- the ABCF3 gene encoding ATP-binding cassette sub-family F member 3 isoform X2 translates to MASCADILRSEFPELDGEVFAYVTGILHSSGADFESVDELVEAVGELLQEVSRDGKDEGAVREVCQRLFNALQLDEGRAQRCSQVLLDAPIQLSQITDGYDASVDLLPGLLLKRGQASMVDAKKLEKAEARLKAKQDRRMERDSTKSSGPLVLEEATASQAASKKETRMESSGKNKSYDVRIENFDVSFGERVLLAGADLNLAFGRRYGLVGRNGLGKTTLLKMIASRSLRIPSHISILHVEQEVAGDETPALQSVLECDTTRESLLREEKELTAKVNAGRGEGTEGARLSEIYAKLEEIEADKAPARASVILAGLGFNAKMQQQTTKEFSGGWRMRLALARALFARPDLLLLDEPTNMLDVRAILWLENYLQTWQSTILVVSHDRNFLNAVATDIIHLHSQRLDAYRGDFENFMKTKEERLKNQQREYEAQQQYREHIQVFIDRFRYNANRASQVQSKLKLLEKLPELKPVDKESEVMMKFPDGFEKFSPPILQLDEVDFCYEPSHYIFRSLSVSADLESRICVVGENGAGKSTMLKILMGELAPVRGIRHAHRNLKIGYFSQHHVDQLDLNISAVELLARKFPVQTSTSWMSRQITWTWRPSRR